A region from the Methanomassiliicoccales archaeon genome encodes:
- a CDS encoding carboxypeptidase-like regulatory domain-containing protein: MASRLSIPVVCVLLLVASMVFLPSPVAMASDGILVVGTIRDDRGYPLQGVRVTAEAVQGGEPITAFTNASGEYVLSLAVGVYNISAYLPLHSSNKTYTMVSVGQDLFGLDFTLRPFNGTLLGFIFMGQTPLAAATVTLSAGGMSFSANSTAPFGRYEISGVRPGIYVAKAEKQGFWTSFALDPVYIRSGEASWLNFTLLPQPGKVFGVVSLGGSPEAGVRVQLLSQGSLVRESLTDANGNFNFEGIPAGNYTLVFTKEGLRDKSVQISLQPFAELRVDAPMMRRPMQGGDGFIEGMDLTHSMMVVALFLAIFLMFFSLFVQAKGASKPDLLAKEEESEDK, encoded by the coding sequence ATGGCATCTAGGCTCAGTATCCCTGTGGTATGCGTCCTGCTGCTCGTGGCCTCAATGGTCTTCCTTCCATCACCTGTGGCGATGGCGTCAGATGGCATCCTGGTGGTAGGAACGATAAGGGATGATCGCGGGTATCCTCTTCAGGGCGTGAGGGTGACCGCAGAGGCAGTGCAGGGGGGAGAACCGATCACCGCTTTCACCAATGCCTCGGGAGAGTACGTCCTAAGCTTGGCCGTAGGAGTTTATAACATAAGCGCATATCTTCCATTGCATTCCTCCAACAAAACATACACTATGGTAAGCGTGGGGCAGGACCTTTTCGGCCTGGATTTCACTCTCCGGCCTTTCAACGGCACCCTTCTCGGATTTATCTTCATGGGGCAGACGCCTCTTGCCGCAGCCACTGTCACGCTCTCAGCAGGGGGGATGAGCTTTTCAGCCAATAGCACCGCGCCCTTTGGAAGGTATGAGATAAGCGGGGTGAGACCGGGCATATATGTGGCAAAGGCGGAGAAGCAGGGATTTTGGACCTCTTTCGCCCTCGATCCCGTCTACATCAGGTCAGGGGAGGCGTCATGGTTGAACTTCACTCTTCTGCCCCAGCCTGGCAAGGTGTTCGGCGTGGTCTCTTTGGGAGGATCCCCTGAAGCGGGCGTAAGGGTGCAGCTCTTATCACAGGGCTCCCTGGTGCGAGAGTCCCTGACCGATGCTAATGGCAACTTCAATTTCGAGGGTATACCAGCAGGCAATTACACCTTGGTCTTCACCAAGGAGGGGCTTAGGGACAAGAGCGTGCAGATATCCCTCCAGCCTTTCGCCGAGTTGAGAGTGGACGCCCCTATGATGAGAAGACCAATGCAAGGGGGAGACGGGTTCATAGAAGGGATGGACCTGACCCATTCGATGATGGTGGTGGCGCTTTTCCTGGCCATATTCTTGATGTTCTTCTCTCTCTTCGTCCAAGCTAAGGGGGCTAGCAAACCGGATTTGCTGGCCAAAGAGGAGGAGAGCGAGGATAAGTGA
- a CDS encoding tetratricopeptide repeat protein: protein MPRIHLSQRERLLLHLMEMDRYRDEIEIPIWASQEGIARRLRTQVHNVSRALAPLIDEGLVMEKLAHFKGAKKRRKAYFLTAKGRDTANSIAKDLQQMRISFESGEERREATLEEVMQIVSRGGKAIGLFDLLDAACRCDVLSESFLLTTIGRKDNLMPSISHGRPRVEVLYGRGREKEELLTLLNVERVKTILITGLPGIGKSALASQIFEENIGNAPQLWHTIHEWESEDRLIQELREILVASGALGLAMRSKEGLSIKESYPELVKDLSLSRLILFLDDAQKARGSMLLLMNFILEAVRAAEGAKLILISKVIPDWYPVGRPDCARIDLVGLDDNAARQMALSKKAENVEAIIKQSKGHPLLISILSSSGESKGVGEAIAFLDQEMTSSLNEDELEAMEAISVHRRPLPLAALSQKQRVALQGLRKKGFLIENEEGVYSHDLLLSHFRTHISGERSKELHAAAARFYLSGEDAEKRLEGLYHAVKAKDIDLVRKVICGEGERLAYMFPEEMEAILQTLRGWEGMTDLQFEMLMCLALALEELGREEQALSVYDEALLNVSLSDIRKAKALERKARIQMDLRRWTQSLEAHERALGLYRSLGDRAGEARELMSLGAAYRRKGDLEEARDLFEKAREIAEEIQDGHVLSAALNNLAMVEWDRGSPSRAEPLFRDSIAAAHQAEDMAGEGQALRNLAALLRAQGRAEEAWRRLEESESAFLRIGMMEDSWQAAVERAKLLAELDREGEGIDLLRRLLLERMRRTPWGKRSAALRFECQVRWALVKMLREGERLREAEDEALELEALAEKRGDVQMACKARIERAMILEEEGHVLKAMDALETVRRKLLPIGDAHGMAVVHFRLGLLARKARQCERALMEMREALHYATVSGDVIAMASIYEELGLMTGDAEERASMLRQAYESYLKVGRKADAERIFSLLNQ from the coding sequence ATGCCACGAATCCATCTCTCCCAACGTGAGAGGCTCTTATTGCATCTGATGGAGATGGACCGTTATCGGGATGAGATTGAGATACCCATCTGGGCTAGTCAAGAGGGCATCGCTAGGCGGCTCCGAACTCAGGTGCATAACGTGTCTAGGGCTTTGGCCCCGCTTATCGATGAGGGGCTGGTCATGGAGAAATTAGCCCATTTTAAAGGCGCAAAGAAGAGAAGAAAGGCCTACTTTCTAACAGCCAAAGGGAGAGACACAGCGAACTCCATTGCAAAGGATCTGCAGCAAATGAGGATCTCGTTCGAGAGTGGGGAGGAGAGAAGGGAGGCGACTCTGGAGGAGGTCATGCAAATTGTGAGCCGAGGTGGCAAAGCCATCGGCTTGTTCGATCTGCTCGACGCTGCTTGCCGATGTGATGTGCTGAGCGAATCCTTCCTGCTAACTACGATTGGTAGGAAGGATAACCTGATGCCCTCCATATCTCACGGCAGGCCTAGGGTAGAGGTTCTATACGGAAGAGGACGGGAGAAGGAAGAGCTGTTAACTCTATTGAATGTTGAAAGGGTGAAAACAATCCTAATAACCGGATTGCCAGGAATTGGCAAGAGTGCATTGGCCTCTCAAATATTCGAGGAGAATATCGGCAATGCGCCTCAACTATGGCATACAATTCATGAGTGGGAGTCAGAGGATAGACTGATTCAAGAACTCCGCGAGATCTTAGTCGCCTCGGGAGCGCTGGGGCTAGCCATGCGCAGCAAGGAAGGGCTTTCGATCAAAGAGTCCTACCCCGAGTTGGTAAAGGATTTGTCTCTAAGCCGATTAATTCTATTCTTGGATGACGCGCAGAAGGCCAGAGGATCCATGCTTCTCCTCATGAACTTTATTTTGGAGGCGGTCAGGGCCGCGGAAGGGGCCAAGCTAATACTGATATCCAAGGTTATCCCAGATTGGTATCCCGTGGGACGACCTGATTGTGCCAGGATTGATCTGGTAGGGTTGGACGATAATGCCGCCAGGCAGATGGCCCTATCCAAGAAGGCGGAGAATGTGGAGGCGATCATCAAGCAGAGCAAAGGGCATCCGCTCCTCATCAGTATCTTATCCTCGAGCGGCGAATCAAAGGGTGTGGGAGAAGCTATTGCCTTTCTCGATCAGGAGATGACATCCTCATTGAATGAGGATGAGCTCGAAGCGATGGAAGCGATCTCGGTGCATCGCCGACCTCTTCCCTTGGCGGCATTGAGCCAAAAGCAGCGGGTTGCGTTGCAGGGGCTGAGGAAAAAGGGATTTCTCATAGAGAACGAGGAAGGAGTTTATAGCCATGACCTGTTGCTCTCACATTTTCGCACCCACATCAGTGGAGAAAGGAGCAAAGAATTGCATGCCGCTGCGGCGAGATTCTACCTCAGCGGTGAGGATGCAGAGAAACGACTGGAAGGGCTATACCACGCGGTGAAAGCGAAGGATATCGACCTCGTGAGAAAAGTGATCTGCGGTGAGGGAGAGAGATTGGCCTATATGTTCCCTGAGGAGATGGAAGCGATATTGCAGACCTTAAGGGGATGGGAAGGGATGACTGACCTGCAATTCGAGATGTTGATGTGTCTCGCCTTGGCCCTAGAGGAGCTGGGCCGAGAGGAGCAAGCATTGAGCGTTTATGACGAGGCCCTCCTCAATGTGAGCTTATCTGATATCAGAAAGGCCAAGGCATTAGAGCGCAAGGCTAGGATCCAAATGGATTTAAGGAGATGGACGCAGTCTCTCGAAGCCCATGAACGTGCCCTCGGCCTCTACCGTTCATTAGGGGATCGCGCGGGGGAGGCCAGAGAGCTGATGAGCCTAGGGGCAGCATACAGACGCAAAGGAGATTTGGAGGAGGCGAGAGACCTCTTTGAAAAGGCGAGGGAGATAGCTGAGGAAATCCAGGATGGACATGTATTGTCGGCAGCCCTGAATAATTTGGCCATGGTGGAATGGGACAGGGGTTCCCCTTCCCGAGCGGAGCCTCTATTTCGGGATTCGATAGCGGCGGCGCACCAGGCGGAAGACATGGCAGGCGAGGGACAGGCGCTGCGGAATCTCGCCGCTCTGTTACGAGCGCAAGGGAGAGCGGAGGAGGCTTGGCGTAGATTGGAGGAGTCAGAGTCAGCATTTCTCAGGATAGGGATGATGGAGGATAGTTGGCAAGCAGCGGTAGAACGCGCTAAACTGCTAGCAGAACTAGATAGAGAGGGAGAAGGCATCGATCTGCTTCGCCGCCTGCTATTAGAGCGGATGCGTAGGACGCCCTGGGGAAAGAGGTCGGCGGCCCTGAGATTCGAGTGTCAGGTGAGATGGGCCCTGGTAAAGATGTTGCGAGAGGGCGAGAGGCTGAGAGAAGCAGAGGACGAGGCTCTTGAACTTGAGGCATTGGCGGAAAAGCGGGGCGACGTGCAGATGGCATGCAAGGCGAGAATCGAGAGGGCAATGATCCTGGAAGAGGAAGGGCATGTGCTAAAGGCCATGGATGCTCTTGAGACAGTAAGGAGAAAGCTCCTACCCATAGGGGATGCGCATGGCATGGCGGTGGTCCATTTTCGCCTAGGCTTGTTGGCAAGGAAGGCTAGACAGTGCGAACGTGCTTTGATGGAGATGCGTGAGGCACTGCATTATGCCACCGTTTCTGGGGACGTGATTGCGATGGCTTCCATCTATGAGGAGCTGGGTCTCATGACAGGTGATGCAGAAGAGCGTGCCTCGATGTTGCGCCAGGCCTATGAATCCTATTTAAAGGTAGGGCGAAAGGCAGACGCTGAGCGTATATTTTCGTTGCTTAACCAGTGA
- a CDS encoding sulfide-dependent adenosine diphosphate thiazole synthase yields the protein MPIDEVMVSRKIIERYAREFLSSLDVDVVIAGAGPASLTAARYLAKGGLRVVIFERKLTPGGGMWGGGLTFPVIVVQEESKPLLDEIHVRLEGGGDGYYTADSVEASAKLISSAIDAGARLFNTITVEDVVIRQDRVCGVVINSSAVEVAGLHVDPIAVRSRYVIDGTGHPAEVVNVVQRKVGRLNTPTGRIEGEKSMWAEVGEQMTVENTVEVYPGLYITGMACNAVMGAPRMGPIFGGMLLSGRKVAQLILDKER from the coding sequence ATGCCCATAGACGAAGTGATGGTTTCGCGCAAGATCATAGAGCGCTACGCCCGAGAATTCCTTTCCAGCCTGGACGTGGATGTGGTAATCGCCGGTGCCGGCCCTGCCTCCTTGACGGCGGCACGGTATCTGGCGAAAGGAGGATTGAGGGTGGTGATTTTCGAGCGCAAGCTCACTCCCGGTGGAGGCATGTGGGGTGGAGGCCTTACTTTCCCCGTGATCGTGGTTCAGGAGGAGTCGAAACCATTGCTTGATGAGATCCATGTAAGATTGGAAGGGGGAGGAGATGGCTATTACACCGCCGACTCGGTGGAGGCCAGCGCCAAGCTCATCTCCAGCGCCATCGACGCCGGCGCACGCCTCTTCAACACCATTACGGTGGAGGATGTAGTCATCCGCCAGGACCGGGTCTGTGGGGTGGTCATAAACTCCTCGGCAGTGGAGGTCGCAGGCTTGCATGTGGACCCCATAGCGGTGCGATCGAGGTACGTGATTGATGGTACTGGCCATCCGGCTGAGGTGGTGAATGTGGTGCAGCGCAAGGTGGGCAGGCTGAACACGCCTACAGGTCGTATCGAGGGGGAGAAGAGCATGTGGGCCGAGGTAGGAGAGCAAATGACCGTAGAGAACACTGTGGAAGTGTATCCAGGCCTCTATATCACAGGCATGGCCTGCAATGCCGTCATGGGAGCGCCGCGCATGGGACCGATATTCGGAGGAATGCTACTGTCCGGCCGCAAGGTGGCCCAATTGATACTGGACAAGGAAAGGTGA
- a CDS encoding ATP-dependent helicase, with amino-acid sequence MERVMHRYSKEQVLGLMEPLIEEWFTSKFEDLTEPQAYAIPIIHRRESVLVSSPTGSGKTMTAFLSIINELFKYAKAGKLEEKIYCVYVSPLKALANDINRNLEQPLQEIAELARREHADMPNIRVGVRTGDTSQAERQRMLKRPPHILITTPESLALALAAPKFREKFTGVEYVILDEIHEVCDSKRGAFLSLTLERLQELCGKGVTRIGLSATLAPIEEIAQFLAGYEDGRPREVKLVEVRTRKNLDLKVLCPAEDMTSLSYEITNSKMYDMLKEMIDQHQSTIVFTNTRSGTENVVYKLKERGLESVEAHHGSLSKETRLDVEERLKSGQLKCVVSSTSLELGIDIGFVDLVCQIGSPKSVAKGMQRVGRSGHSQGKTSKGRMIVFDKDDLVECAVLCRAAHRANIDRVSIPENCLDVLAQSLVGMSIEKRWEAEEAYRLVQRSYCYRHLPKETFLNVLRYLSSKESFEGVYSKIWYDEEEGRFGKKKGGRMIYFLNLGTIPEEANYKVVNERGVFIGDLSEKFVERLSPGDVFVLGGRTYEFLRLKGMRAFVRSASGRKPTVPSWTGEMLPRSFDLSMEVAKFRRELSSRLDEPEEQLIRWLVDDFDIDVGSARSILSYFKEQRSAVGLIPDDRTLAVEGYLDKAGGHNIIFHFPFGRRVNDALSRAYAFQLTNKLGCNVSVSVVDDAFMISIPKRVKLSELEGLVPSQALEGILRKAVRDSELFKQRFRHTAARSFMILRNYKGKEVSVNRQQVRSGYLLDYLSSLPGVPVIEETYREILEDVMDLANAKKVLSWLESGEIRLATLDFSPSPSPFAHNVVLAGISDIVLMEDRSSLLRELHRKVLSKVMEGELDRFEFEEDAVSDYFRKKRGRMESKEELPKLLRRLGPMHIFKEKGRSIYPYSSASKEQVDAWAAELLSEGRIASVYLDDVVFVAAEDLPAYSSLFRRDRALNDTDLAILEALRKPQSATELAEEVGMDVDKVVRSLHALEVTQRVGRQSYHNGRWRYMRREPPHYDRKRALTEAIVTYLGAYGPSTAEEVAFALGQDEAEVRRELSALVAEEVLDEGHFIISEGIQYMLKLDRLRLRQGSSQAFDSRTVDAFRRSKLAGPFSDEVECLRRLGPTGLLLDIYRRVLDFDKKRWERLRSSGRVLLGRFLRGRVRYILAEDAPLYVSAYRQSGLTSFDQRVLEVLSSYGGLSLRQLVSEMGAEREEVKDSLDRLDRNMYVIRKYEEGEDWSRENVYLPLQVEEYRGDARLEMVRRFLAAYGPVPFQAITAYTSFSPDEVRSCLLRLRAESIVVGDARVEEFLLPQDMEPLRSFRPREEGTKVVSLYDPEVQPLWAEIASRFGEGWIFPVLSEGRLVGAVERWNMSGCVEVRSLDLDDPGMLPQALKALDEVMEFDRMQGYDIVRVREVLGKSVPELPPATAQALESAGYVRIGDLYAKGRLVARVLSKSEIISYLFARQRLSGRKYDNVLTAVKRMGGVRGDWESYLRCQVRVPIKKLHEQGHVVKVMAIPEFSTFTTMEHASLYRDAKGVEMDQDMRAVMSIAEDHSSISRRKLFDLSPLGERRTHDAVRRLYLGSCLCLDGANRFKAVPSGGREPREARKQVIRLLFDNFGLMSAEDLARLIKFEISMRELRSILAELEDDGVLVKGFLVQGEDSVNWMLAKDVDKEFPEPKGHIVLSPLDRLSYFLAPQIKERFGSLCYVIFSGSHMTGGFMAKKKGNDLYVSEVMGGQEAKAAMKAYVRLMGMTIREGETDEQEEWELQEFYDRTHPG; translated from the coding sequence ATGGAAAGGGTCATGCATCGTTACAGCAAGGAGCAAGTATTGGGGCTGATGGAGCCCCTTATCGAGGAGTGGTTCACATCGAAGTTCGAAGACCTGACCGAGCCCCAGGCCTACGCCATACCCATAATCCATAGGCGAGAGAGCGTCCTGGTATCCAGCCCCACCGGCTCGGGGAAGACCATGACCGCCTTCCTGAGCATAATCAACGAGCTTTTCAAATATGCCAAGGCGGGGAAGCTGGAGGAGAAGATCTATTGCGTGTACGTCTCGCCCCTTAAGGCGCTGGCCAACGACATCAACCGCAACTTGGAGCAGCCTCTGCAGGAGATAGCGGAGCTGGCCCGCAGGGAGCATGCTGACATGCCTAACATCCGCGTGGGGGTTCGCACAGGGGACACCTCCCAAGCAGAGCGGCAGAGGATGCTGAAGCGCCCTCCTCACATACTGATCACCACGCCTGAGTCCCTGGCCCTGGCGCTGGCAGCCCCCAAGTTCAGGGAGAAATTCACTGGCGTGGAGTATGTTATATTGGATGAGATTCACGAGGTCTGCGATTCCAAGCGAGGGGCGTTCCTCTCGCTCACCTTGGAAAGGTTGCAGGAGCTGTGCGGCAAAGGCGTCACTCGCATCGGCCTTTCGGCCACGCTTGCCCCTATCGAGGAGATAGCGCAATTCCTGGCAGGATATGAGGACGGCAGGCCCAGGGAGGTGAAGCTGGTGGAGGTGAGGACCAGGAAGAACCTGGACCTCAAGGTGCTATGCCCCGCCGAGGACATGACCTCCTTGTCCTATGAGATCACCAACTCCAAGATGTACGACATGCTCAAGGAGATGATCGACCAGCATCAAAGCACCATCGTTTTCACCAACACCCGCTCGGGGACGGAGAATGTGGTGTACAAGCTGAAGGAAAGAGGGCTGGAGAGCGTGGAAGCGCATCATGGATCCCTTTCCAAGGAGACCCGCCTGGATGTGGAGGAGCGACTTAAGTCAGGGCAATTGAAGTGCGTGGTATCCTCCACCTCCCTAGAGCTAGGGATAGACATCGGCTTCGTGGACCTGGTTTGCCAGATAGGCTCCCCCAAATCAGTGGCCAAGGGCATGCAGCGGGTGGGCCGCAGCGGGCACTCGCAGGGCAAAACCTCGAAAGGGCGCATGATCGTGTTCGACAAGGACGATCTGGTGGAATGCGCCGTGCTCTGCCGCGCGGCGCATCGCGCCAACATAGACCGCGTATCCATACCGGAGAATTGCCTGGATGTGCTAGCGCAGTCCTTGGTAGGGATGAGCATAGAGAAACGATGGGAGGCGGAGGAGGCTTATCGCTTGGTGCAGCGCTCTTACTGCTATCGCCACCTTCCTAAAGAGACCTTCCTGAACGTGCTGAGGTACCTGAGCTCCAAAGAAAGCTTCGAAGGCGTGTATTCCAAGATTTGGTACGATGAAGAGGAGGGCCGATTCGGCAAGAAGAAGGGCGGCCGCATGATCTACTTCCTCAACCTCGGCACCATACCCGAAGAGGCGAATTACAAGGTGGTGAACGAGCGTGGGGTTTTCATCGGCGACCTCTCCGAGAAATTCGTGGAGCGCCTGAGCCCTGGGGACGTCTTCGTCCTGGGGGGCCGCACCTATGAATTCCTCAGGCTGAAAGGCATGAGAGCCTTTGTCAGGTCCGCTTCCGGCCGTAAGCCCACAGTCCCTTCCTGGACAGGAGAGATGCTGCCACGTTCCTTCGATCTGAGCATGGAGGTGGCCAAGTTCCGCCGCGAGCTCTCCTCCCGCTTGGACGAGCCGGAGGAACAACTCATCCGGTGGCTGGTGGATGATTTCGACATCGATGTGGGCAGCGCTCGCTCCATCCTCTCCTACTTCAAGGAGCAGAGGTCGGCGGTAGGCCTGATACCTGACGATCGAACTTTGGCTGTGGAGGGATACCTGGACAAGGCTGGGGGACATAATATCATATTCCATTTCCCCTTCGGTCGAAGGGTCAACGATGCCCTCTCGCGCGCTTATGCCTTCCAGCTCACGAACAAGCTGGGTTGCAATGTGAGTGTGAGCGTGGTGGACGACGCCTTCATGATAAGCATACCCAAGCGCGTCAAGTTGAGCGAGCTGGAAGGGCTGGTGCCCAGCCAAGCATTGGAAGGGATCCTGCGCAAGGCGGTGCGGGACTCGGAGCTCTTTAAGCAGCGTTTCCGTCATACCGCCGCCCGCTCCTTCATGATCCTGCGCAACTACAAGGGAAAGGAGGTCTCAGTCAACCGTCAGCAGGTCCGATCAGGCTACCTGCTTGATTACCTGTCAAGCCTCCCAGGGGTGCCGGTCATCGAGGAGACCTACCGCGAGATTTTGGAGGACGTTATGGATCTGGCCAATGCCAAGAAGGTACTTTCCTGGCTGGAGTCGGGGGAAATACGATTGGCCACCTTGGACTTCTCCCCTTCCCCCTCCCCCTTCGCGCATAATGTGGTGCTAGCTGGCATTTCCGACATCGTCCTGATGGAGGACCGATCCTCGCTCCTGCGCGAGCTGCATCGCAAAGTCCTCTCCAAGGTCATGGAAGGGGAGCTGGACCGTTTCGAGTTCGAGGAGGACGCGGTGTCCGATTACTTCCGCAAGAAGCGCGGCCGAATGGAATCGAAGGAAGAGCTGCCTAAACTCTTGAGAAGGCTTGGGCCTATGCACATCTTCAAGGAGAAGGGCAGGAGCATCTATCCCTATTCCTCGGCCTCGAAGGAGCAAGTGGACGCCTGGGCCGCCGAGCTTCTGAGCGAAGGGAGGATCGCCTCGGTATACTTGGATGACGTGGTCTTCGTGGCCGCCGAGGACCTGCCCGCCTATTCCTCCCTTTTCCGCCGCGATCGCGCCCTCAACGATACTGACCTCGCTATCCTCGAAGCCTTGCGAAAGCCCCAGAGCGCCACGGAACTAGCGGAAGAAGTAGGCATGGACGTTGATAAGGTGGTGCGCTCCCTGCACGCCTTGGAGGTAACGCAGCGGGTAGGCAGGCAGTCCTACCATAACGGCCGATGGAGGTATATGCGCCGGGAGCCTCCCCACTATGACCGTAAGAGGGCGCTGACAGAAGCCATCGTGACCTATCTGGGAGCCTACGGCCCTTCCACCGCAGAAGAGGTGGCCTTCGCATTGGGGCAAGATGAGGCGGAAGTTAGGAGAGAACTATCGGCCTTGGTGGCAGAGGAAGTGCTGGATGAGGGGCATTTCATCATCTCCGAAGGCATACAATATATGCTCAAGCTGGACCGTCTGCGCCTACGTCAGGGGAGCTCCCAGGCCTTCGACTCTCGCACCGTCGATGCCTTCCGGCGCAGCAAGCTAGCCGGTCCCTTCTCCGACGAGGTGGAGTGCCTCAGGCGCCTGGGGCCCACAGGATTGCTGTTGGACATCTACCGTCGCGTGCTAGACTTTGATAAGAAGCGCTGGGAGCGGTTGCGCTCCTCAGGCAGGGTGCTGCTGGGCCGATTCTTGCGGGGGAGGGTGCGCTATATATTGGCAGAGGACGCGCCCTTATACGTCAGTGCTTATCGCCAAAGCGGTCTGACCTCCTTTGACCAGAGGGTATTGGAGGTGCTCTCATCCTACGGAGGGCTGAGCCTGAGGCAGCTGGTCTCGGAGATGGGGGCGGAAAGGGAAGAGGTCAAGGATTCGTTAGATCGTCTTGATAGGAACATGTATGTAATACGAAAATACGAGGAGGGCGAGGACTGGTCGCGAGAGAACGTGTATCTACCATTACAGGTTGAAGAATACCGGGGGGATGCCAGGCTGGAGATGGTGCGCCGCTTCCTTGCCGCCTATGGTCCTGTTCCCTTCCAGGCCATAACTGCCTATACCTCCTTCTCCCCCGATGAGGTGCGCTCCTGTCTCCTCAGGCTGCGGGCGGAGAGCATAGTGGTAGGGGATGCTCGCGTGGAGGAGTTCCTGCTGCCTCAGGACATGGAGCCTTTGCGCTCCTTCAGACCTAGGGAAGAAGGGACCAAGGTCGTTTCCTTGTACGATCCTGAGGTGCAGCCCCTGTGGGCTGAGATAGCCTCCCGATTCGGGGAGGGCTGGATCTTCCCCGTTCTGTCTGAGGGAAGGTTGGTAGGAGCAGTGGAGAGGTGGAACATGAGCGGCTGCGTCGAGGTGCGCTCCCTGGATCTCGACGACCCAGGAATGCTACCCCAGGCACTGAAGGCGCTGGATGAGGTGATGGAGTTCGATCGCATGCAAGGATATGACATCGTGCGTGTGAGGGAGGTCCTGGGGAAATCCGTGCCTGAGCTTCCGCCTGCCACAGCACAAGCGCTGGAGAGCGCGGGATATGTGCGCATAGGGGACCTGTATGCCAAAGGCCGTTTGGTGGCGCGCGTCTTGAGTAAAAGCGAGATAATCTCCTATCTCTTCGCCAGGCAGAGACTGAGCGGTCGCAAATATGACAACGTCCTCACCGCCGTGAAGCGCATGGGGGGAGTGAGGGGAGATTGGGAGAGCTATCTTCGATGCCAAGTCAGGGTGCCAATAAAGAAGCTGCATGAGCAGGGGCATGTGGTGAAGGTCATGGCCATCCCCGAGTTCTCCACCTTCACCACCATGGAGCACGCCTCCCTCTACCGTGATGCCAAGGGGGTGGAGATGGATCAGGACATGCGTGCGGTGATGAGCATAGCCGAGGACCACAGCTCCATCTCGCGACGCAAGCTCTTCGACCTCTCCCCGCTGGGGGAGAGGCGTACTCACGACGCCGTACGCCGCCTATACCTGGGCAGCTGCCTCTGCCTGGACGGTGCCAATCGCTTCAAGGCGGTCCCTTCCGGGGGTCGTGAGCCGAGAGAGGCTAGGAAGCAAGTGATCCGCCTGCTCTTCGATAACTTCGGACTGATGAGCGCCGAGGACCTGGCGCGTCTGATAAAGTTCGAGATCAGCATGAGGGAACTGCGCTCCATCTTAGCGGAATTGGAGGATGACGGGGTCCTGGTCAAAGGCTTCCTGGTGCAGGGGGAGGATTCGGTTAATTGGATGCTGGCCAAGGACGTGGACAAGGAATTCCCTGAGCCCAAGGGCCATATCGTGCTCTCCCCCCTTGACAGGCTTTCCTATTTCCTTGCACCCCAGATTAAGGAGCGCTTCGGCTCCCTATGTTATGTCATCTTCTCAGGATCGCACATGACTGGAGGCTTCATGGCCAAGAAGAAGGGCAATGACCTTTATGTCTCGGAGGTAATGGGAGGGCAGGAGGCCAAGGCGGCTATGAAAGCTTACGTGAGGTTGATGGGGATGACCATAAGGGAAGGGGAGACAGATGAGCAAGAGGAATGGGAGCTGCAGGAGTTCTACGACCGCACCCATCCCGGCTAG
- a CDS encoding FumA C-terminus/TtdB family hydratase beta subunit, with product MKLKTPLSEEDVRSLKAGDTVTISGIIYTGRDEMHQRALEYAREGRRLPFDLQGAAIFHAGPIVRKEGGGWKVVAAGPTTSSRLDPLEPEFIERFGVRAIIGKGGMSQQTVEAMQRHGCVYLAMTGGAAVLGAEGIVEVKDVEWLDLGMPEAFWALEVRGFGPLTVGIDAHGHSLYAKVREEVQENLPRVRGMLGL from the coding sequence TTGAAGCTCAAGACTCCCTTGTCAGAGGAGGATGTCAGATCCCTCAAGGCTGGAGATACCGTCACCATCTCTGGCATAATCTATACTGGTAGGGACGAGATGCATCAGCGCGCCTTGGAATATGCGAGAGAGGGAAGACGGCTCCCCTTCGACCTTCAGGGCGCGGCGATATTCCATGCGGGCCCCATAGTAAGGAAGGAAGGGGGCGGATGGAAGGTGGTGGCCGCTGGACCGACCACGAGTTCCCGCCTGGATCCGCTAGAGCCAGAGTTCATCGAGAGATTCGGAGTGAGAGCCATAATCGGCAAGGGGGGCATGTCGCAGCAGACGGTGGAGGCCATGCAGAGGCACGGTTGCGTCTATCTCGCCATGACTGGGGGAGCAGCGGTGTTGGGGGCCGAGGGAATAGTGGAGGTGAAGGATGTGGAGTGGTTGGATTTAGGTATGCCCGAGGCCTTCTGGGCCCTTGAGGTGAGGGGATTTGGTCCCCTGACCGTAGGCATCGACGCGCACGGCCACAGCCTCTATGCCAAGGTGAGGGAGGAAGTGCAGGAAAACCTCCCTCGCGTGAGGGGCATGCTTGGCCTATAG